A genomic segment from Chitinophaga niabensis encodes:
- the rfbB gene encoding dTDP-glucose 4,6-dehydratase, whose protein sequence is MKRTLLITGGAGFIGSHVVRLFVNKYPEYTIVNGDSLTYAGNLENLKDVKDLPNYNFEKVDITDENAVNALFEKYAFDGVIHLAAESHVDRSILDPLAFIKTNVLGTAVLLNACRKYWQGNLENKRFYHVSTDEVFGSLGEEGFFTEETAYDPRSPYSASKASSDHFVKAYYHTYKLPVVLSNCSNNYGSHHFPEKLIPLAIHNIRNNKPVPVYGKGENVRDWLFVEDHARAIDIIFHNGRIGETYNIGGFNEWKNIDLIMLLCEVMDRKLGRPAGTSAQLITYVKDRAGHDLRYAIDATKLNKELGWAPSLQFEEGLEKTVDWYLANEEWLEHVTSGAYQQYYETQYQKR, encoded by the coding sequence ATGAAAAGAACACTTCTTATTACAGGCGGAGCCGGCTTTATCGGCTCTCATGTTGTCAGGCTCTTTGTTAATAAATACCCCGAATACACCATTGTTAATGGTGATAGTCTCACATATGCAGGCAACCTGGAAAACCTGAAGGATGTTAAAGACCTCCCCAATTACAACTTTGAAAAAGTAGACATTACGGATGAAAATGCTGTGAATGCGCTTTTTGAAAAATATGCATTTGATGGTGTGATCCACCTGGCTGCCGAAAGCCATGTTGACCGCTCTATCCTTGATCCCCTGGCCTTTATTAAGACCAATGTGCTGGGAACGGCGGTATTGCTGAATGCATGTAGAAAATACTGGCAGGGCAACCTGGAAAACAAACGGTTTTACCATGTATCTACAGATGAAGTATTCGGTTCCCTGGGCGAAGAAGGTTTTTTTACAGAAGAGACCGCTTACGATCCCCGTTCGCCCTATTCCGCTTCCAAAGCCAGTTCCGACCATTTTGTAAAAGCATACTATCATACCTATAAGCTGCCGGTGGTATTGAGCAACTGCTCCAATAATTACGGCTCTCATCACTTCCCTGAAAAGCTGATCCCCCTGGCTATTCATAATATCAGGAACAATAAACCTGTACCGGTATATGGTAAAGGTGAAAACGTGCGCGACTGGCTCTTTGTGGAAGATCATGCACGGGCGATCGATATCATCTTTCATAATGGCCGCATCGGTGAAACATATAACATCGGCGGTTTTAATGAATGGAAGAACATAGACCTTATCATGCTTTTATGCGAAGTAATGGACCGTAAACTGGGCCGGCCTGCCGGCACTTCCGCACAATTGATCACTTATGTGAAAGACCGTGCCGGCCATGATCTCCGTTATGCCATTGACGCTACAAAGCTGAACAAGGAATTAGGCTGGGCCCCCAGCCTGCAATTTGAAGAAGGGCTGGAGAAAACGGTGGACTGGTACCTGGCTAACGAAGAATGGCTGGAACATGTTACCAGCGGGGCTTATCAACAATATTACGAAACGCAATACCAAAAGAGATAA
- a CDS encoding 3-deoxy-D-manno-octulosonic acid transferase, whose product MGLSILFYNTGIRLYRFFLGLAAKLGGNKKAQLWLAGREDLWPGLEAAMKGNVPVVWVHAASLGEFEQGRPVLEELRRQYPGHRILLTFFSPSGYEVRKDYKGADYVCYLPLDTPENARRFLAAVQPRLAIFIKYEFWYHYLSGLKAGNVPVLLISGIFREKQIFFKWYGGLFRKLLKGMDQLFVQNEVSLTLLHNIGVRQVMLAGDTRFDRVWALRENPVVLPEIERFIKVPKVMVAGSTWEEDEKLLAEWWYGGAQDIRQMVLAPHEITEARLKGIEQLFPDAIRYSAFVKGETPKGKVLIIDNVGMLSALYRYSRVSYVGGGFGKEGIHNILEPATYAKPVIIGPVYQQFDEAVSLVQLRGAIVVANLNDLNRAIEALNDPYYHQQITEIASRFVEEHQGATNKIIHYIQEKRFLTRE is encoded by the coding sequence GTGGGTTTATCGATTCTCTTTTACAATACCGGCATTCGTCTTTACAGGTTTTTCCTGGGGCTGGCCGCAAAGTTAGGTGGCAATAAGAAAGCACAGCTATGGTTAGCCGGGCGGGAAGATCTGTGGCCTGGGCTGGAAGCCGCCATGAAAGGGAATGTACCTGTTGTTTGGGTCCATGCTGCCTCATTGGGGGAGTTCGAACAGGGGAGGCCTGTACTGGAGGAATTACGCCGGCAATACCCCGGGCATCGTATCCTGCTTACTTTCTTTTCCCCCTCCGGTTATGAGGTGAGAAAAGACTATAAAGGGGCCGATTACGTATGTTATTTGCCGTTAGATACCCCGGAAAATGCCCGGCGTTTCCTTGCTGCCGTACAACCGAGGCTGGCGATCTTCATAAAATATGAGTTCTGGTATCATTATTTATCCGGTTTAAAAGCCGGGAATGTGCCCGTTTTGCTGATCTCCGGCATTTTCAGGGAAAAACAGATCTTCTTTAAATGGTATGGAGGCTTGTTCAGGAAGCTTTTAAAGGGAATGGACCAGCTCTTTGTGCAGAATGAAGTATCCCTCACCCTTTTACATAATATTGGCGTCCGGCAGGTTATGCTGGCCGGAGATACCCGGTTCGACAGGGTATGGGCCTTACGGGAGAATCCGGTGGTACTTCCTGAAATAGAACGTTTTATCAAAGTGCCGAAGGTAATGGTGGCCGGTAGTACCTGGGAGGAGGACGAAAAATTACTGGCTGAATGGTGGTATGGAGGGGCACAGGATATCCGTCAGATGGTCCTGGCACCGCATGAGATCACAGAGGCACGCCTTAAAGGAATAGAACAATTATTCCCGGATGCTATCCGGTATTCTGCTTTTGTGAAGGGAGAAACACCCAAAGGCAAAGTGCTGATCATAGACAATGTGGGCATGTTGTCTGCCTTATACCGCTACAGCCGCGTGTCTTATGTAGGAGGAGGGTTTGGGAAAGAAGGCATTCATAATATCCTGGAGCCTGCTACCTATGCCAAACCTGTGATCATCGGGCCTGTTTACCAGCAATTTGATGAAGCAGTTTCGCTGGTACAACTGAGAGGCGCCATTGTAGTAGCTAACCTGAATGACCTGAACAGGGCTATTGAAGCCTTGAACGATCCTTATTATCACCAGCAGATCACAGAAATAGCGAGCCGCTTCGTGGAAGAGCACCAGGGAGCTACCAATAAGATCATACATTATATTCAGGAAAAACGTTTCCTCACGAGAGAGTAG
- a CDS encoding UDP-glucose dehydrogenase family protein: protein MKITVVGTGYVGLVTGTCFAETGNQVTCVDIDVNKVNKLSAGQITIYEPGLEKLFERNLKEGRLNFTTDLEKGISEAKVIFLALPTPPGEDGSADLSYILGVSEKLGPMLKDYKVIVDKSTVPVGTADKVHAAIAKNAKVEFDVVSNPEFLREGVAVEDFMKPDRVVIGTQSEKARKVMGDLYAPFVRQGNPIIYMDEKSAELTKYAANSFLATKISFMNEIAILCEKLGADVDMVRRGIGSDDRIGKRFLFPGIGYGGSCFPKDVQALVKSSQEVSYSFRILDAVMDVNEKQKLFLLPKVNAYFSNNLKGKHFALWGLAFKPNTDDIREAPALYIIDALVNAGATVSVFDPEAMPNVKGVIGDKVAYAENQYATLENADALIIATEWSVFRTPDFDKIGSSLKHKVIFDGRNLFDVAHMQELGFHYESVGRLPAKS, encoded by the coding sequence ATGAAGATTACCGTTGTTGGGACCGGATACGTTGGACTCGTTACCGGTACCTGTTTTGCCGAAACTGGCAACCAAGTTACTTGTGTTGACATTGATGTTAATAAAGTAAACAAACTCTCCGCTGGCCAGATCACGATCTACGAGCCAGGTCTCGAAAAATTATTTGAAAGGAACCTCAAAGAAGGCCGCCTTAATTTTACAACCGATCTTGAAAAAGGGATTAGCGAAGCTAAAGTGATCTTCCTGGCCTTACCAACTCCTCCGGGAGAAGATGGCTCTGCAGATCTTTCATATATCCTTGGCGTTTCGGAGAAATTAGGCCCTATGCTGAAGGATTACAAAGTGATCGTAGACAAGAGTACAGTACCTGTAGGCACAGCGGATAAAGTACATGCCGCTATCGCAAAAAATGCAAAGGTGGAATTTGACGTGGTATCCAATCCTGAATTCCTCCGGGAAGGCGTGGCTGTGGAAGACTTCATGAAGCCTGACCGCGTGGTGATCGGAACACAATCAGAAAAAGCCCGTAAAGTAATGGGAGACCTGTATGCACCTTTTGTGCGCCAGGGTAACCCTATCATATATATGGATGAGAAGTCCGCAGAACTTACCAAATATGCGGCAAACTCTTTCCTGGCTACCAAAATATCTTTCATGAACGAGATCGCCATCCTTTGCGAAAAGCTGGGAGCGGACGTTGATATGGTACGCAGAGGTATTGGCAGTGATGACCGTATTGGTAAACGCTTCCTCTTCCCCGGTATTGGTTATGGCGGCAGCTGTTTTCCAAAAGACGTACAGGCGCTGGTAAAATCGTCACAGGAAGTAAGTTATTCCTTCCGCATACTGGATGCCGTAATGGATGTGAATGAGAAACAAAAATTATTCCTCCTGCCAAAGGTTAACGCTTACTTCAGCAATAATCTCAAGGGAAAACATTTTGCACTCTGGGGCCTGGCCTTCAAACCCAATACAGACGATATCCGTGAAGCCCCGGCTTTATATATCATCGATGCATTGGTGAATGCAGGTGCTACCGTTTCTGTATTTGACCCTGAGGCTATGCCTAATGTAAAAGGTGTGATCGGCGATAAGGTTGCATACGCGGAAAACCAGTACGCTACACTTGAAAATGCAGATGCACTGATCATTGCAACAGAATGGAGCGTGTTCCGCACGCCTGATTTCGATAAGATCGGCTCTTCCCTGAAACATAAAGTTATCTTTGATGGCCGGAACCTGTTTGATGTTGCGCACATGCAGGAACTTGGCTTCCATTATGAAAGTGTAGGCCGCCTGCCTGCCAAATCTTAA
- the recN gene encoding DNA repair protein RecN encodes MLYRLVIQNYAIIDNLEVDFSGNLNVITGETGAGKSILLGALSLILGERADPSVLFDKTRKCVIEGMFKVKTPEVQAFFEAHELDAEDQVILRREISSAGKSRAFINDTPVNLSQLSQLTLLLVDLHQQFDTLELEKSDFQREVIDALAGHQEQLQEYVRKFQQYARLQKDLKECIQQRDSANKESDYNKFLLDELLEADLQEGEMESLEAEQQMLSHSEEIKATLTRVHFQLKEDEQPVLQQLRQLQASLQTLSEFHKDVPGLSARMQSTYVELQDIAAEVDRLNDQVQYDGERMEQLNDRIAVIYRLQKKHNVQSTAELLQIKTQLEQGLENVLNLDGRILELEKQISLLKEELEKTAAAITKKRIAQVAPFEQKVNALLAQVGMPNARIRVSIQQGALQLYGQDTIEFLFDANKSNNFGPIRKVASGGELSRLMLCIKSLVARSVALPTLIFDEIDTGISGEAARQVGIIMKELARGHQVICITHQPQLAGKADAHYFVYKHMEGDKVQTHVRLLSQDERITAIAKMLSGEKPTPAALENAREMVMQ; translated from the coding sequence ATGTTATACCGACTGGTTATTCAGAATTACGCGATCATAGACAATCTGGAGGTTGATTTCTCCGGCAACCTCAATGTGATCACCGGTGAAACGGGAGCAGGTAAATCTATCCTGCTTGGTGCTTTAAGCCTTATCCTGGGAGAACGTGCAGACCCTTCCGTACTGTTTGATAAAACAAGGAAATGTGTGATAGAGGGAATGTTTAAGGTAAAAACACCGGAGGTACAGGCATTCTTTGAAGCACATGAGCTGGATGCGGAAGACCAGGTGATCCTGCGCCGGGAGATCAGCTCTGCCGGTAAATCACGTGCATTTATCAACGATACGCCTGTGAACCTTTCCCAGTTGTCTCAATTAACGTTACTGCTGGTAGACCTTCATCAGCAGTTTGATACGCTGGAGCTGGAGAAATCTGATTTTCAGCGGGAGGTAATAGATGCACTGGCCGGCCACCAGGAACAATTGCAGGAATATGTCCGCAAGTTCCAGCAATATGCCCGCCTGCAGAAAGACCTCAAAGAATGTATCCAGCAGCGCGACAGTGCCAATAAAGAATCTGATTATAATAAATTCCTGCTCGATGAATTACTGGAAGCAGATCTGCAGGAAGGTGAAATGGAATCGCTGGAAGCGGAGCAACAGATGCTCAGCCATTCAGAAGAGATCAAAGCCACCCTTACCCGTGTTCATTTTCAGTTAAAAGAAGATGAACAACCTGTGCTGCAGCAATTACGCCAGCTACAGGCTTCTTTGCAAACCCTATCTGAATTCCATAAAGATGTACCAGGGCTTTCAGCCCGCATGCAATCCACCTATGTGGAATTACAGGACATTGCCGCTGAAGTGGACAGGTTAAATGACCAGGTGCAATACGACGGCGAACGCATGGAACAGCTGAACGACCGGATTGCCGTGATCTACAGGCTTCAGAAAAAACATAACGTGCAAAGCACGGCAGAGCTGCTGCAGATTAAAACGCAGCTGGAACAGGGCCTGGAAAATGTGCTGAACCTGGATGGCCGTATCCTGGAACTGGAAAAACAGATCTCCTTACTTAAAGAGGAACTGGAAAAAACAGCAGCAGCCATCACTAAAAAGAGGATAGCGCAGGTAGCACCATTTGAACAAAAGGTGAATGCTTTGCTGGCCCAGGTAGGCATGCCTAATGCAAGGATCAGGGTGTCCATTCAGCAGGGGGCATTGCAGCTTTATGGGCAGGATACAATTGAATTCCTGTTTGATGCCAACAAGAGCAACAACTTTGGCCCGATAAGAAAAGTAGCATCCGGCGGGGAACTGAGCCGCTTAATGCTCTGTATAAAATCACTGGTAGCACGATCTGTGGCTTTACCTACCCTGATCTTCGATGAAATAGATACCGGTATTTCCGGAGAGGCGGCACGCCAGGTAGGTATTATCATGAAAGAACTGGCCCGCGGCCACCAGGTGATCTGTATCACACACCAGCCACAACTGGCGGGCAAAGCAGACGCACATTATTTTGTTTACAAACACATGGAAGGAGATAAAGTGCAAACACATGTCCGCCTGTTATCGCAGGACGAAAGGATCACTGCCATTGCTAAAATGCTGAGTGGGGAAAAGCCTACACCTGCTGCTTTAGAGAATGCCAGGGAGATGGTTATGCAATAA
- a CDS encoding ABC transporter ATP-binding protein — translation MLTARNVTKNYSNLQVLKGVDISVSKGEIVAIVGSSGAGKSTLLHILGTLDSPTNGEIFINNVQTSGLTGTRLADFRNRHIGFIFQFHHLLPEFTALENVCIPGYIAGTRKSAVKERAAFLLDTLGLKDRLEHRPKELSGGEQQRVAVARALINNPDVIMADEPTGNLDSHNARELHQLFLQLRDQFEQTFIIVTHNEELATLSDRQLVMKDGKIVS, via the coding sequence ATGCTTACTGCCCGCAATGTTACCAAAAATTATTCCAATCTGCAGGTCCTCAAGGGAGTTGATATTTCTGTCAGTAAAGGTGAAATAGTGGCCATTGTTGGTTCCTCCGGGGCGGGCAAAAGTACCCTGCTGCACATACTCGGAACGCTGGACAGCCCTACCAACGGGGAGATCTTTATCAATAATGTGCAAACCAGCGGCCTTACGGGTACCCGGCTGGCAGACTTCCGTAACCGCCACATCGGCTTCATTTTTCAGTTCCATCACCTCTTACCTGAGTTCACGGCACTGGAAAATGTTTGCATTCCCGGATACATTGCCGGCACCCGCAAAAGTGCCGTTAAAGAGCGGGCAGCCTTTCTGCTGGATACTTTAGGACTTAAAGACCGGCTGGAACACCGCCCGAAAGAACTTTCCGGGGGAGAGCAGCAACGAGTGGCAGTGGCCAGGGCGCTGATCAATAACCCGGATGTGATCATGGCAGATGAGCCTACCGGTAACCTGGATTCCCATAATGCCAGGGAACTGCACCAGCTTTTCCTGCAACTCCGCGACCAGTTTGAACAAACCTTCATTATCGTTACCCATAATGAAGAACTGGCGACCCTGAGTGATCGCCAGTTAGTCATGAAAGACGGGAAAATAGTCAGTTAA
- the rfbC gene encoding dTDP-4-dehydrorhamnose 3,5-epimerase yields MPFIETGIPDLLIYEPKVHGDSRGYFFESYNANTFREEGVEIVFVQDNQARSSYGVLRGLHFQQEPHAQTKLIRVLEGTILDVVVDLRTGSPAYGKVYTIELSAENKRQLLVPKGFAHGYSVLSPTAEVMYKCDSFYHKASEGGIIYNDPALQIDWGIPLTDAIVSEKDLVLPVLADCKHNFVYKS; encoded by the coding sequence ATGCCTTTTATTGAAACAGGAATTCCTGACCTGCTGATCTATGAACCCAAAGTGCATGGGGACAGCCGGGGATATTTTTTTGAAAGCTATAACGCTAATACTTTCCGGGAAGAAGGTGTGGAGATTGTATTTGTGCAGGATAACCAGGCCCGTTCTTCTTATGGCGTACTGCGTGGCCTGCATTTTCAGCAGGAGCCACATGCACAAACCAAACTGATCCGTGTACTGGAAGGTACAATACTGGATGTAGTGGTAGACCTGCGCACCGGTTCTCCTGCTTACGGCAAGGTATATACGATTGAGCTATCTGCTGAAAACAAACGACAGCTGCTGGTGCCAAAGGGTTTTGCGCATGGATATTCTGTGCTGAGCCCTACCGCAGAGGTCATGTACAAATGTGACAGTTTCTATCATAAAGCCAGCGAAGGCGGTATCATCTACAACGATCCTGCCTTACAGATCGACTGGGGCATTCCTTTAACGGATGCCATCGTTTCTGAAAAAGACCTGGTGCTACCGGTCCTGGCGGACTGCAAACACAATTTTGTTTATAAGTCATAA
- a CDS encoding DUF2795 domain-containing protein produces the protein MYWTLELASYLEDAPWPATKDELIDYAIRSGAPIEVIENLQELEDEGEIYEGIEDIWSDYPSQDDFFFNEDEY, from the coding sequence ATGTACTGGACTCTAGAATTAGCTTCGTACCTGGAGGATGCTCCATGGCCTGCTACAAAAGACGAACTCATAGATTACGCCATCCGTTCCGGTGCACCCATCGAAGTTATCGAAAACTTACAGGAACTGGAGGACGAGGGAGAAATTTACGAAGGGATCGAGGATATCTGGTCTGATTACCCGTCGCAGGACGACTTCTTCTTTAATGAAGACGAGTACTGA
- a CDS encoding DegT/DnrJ/EryC1/StrS family aminotransferase has product MVPIQMVDLKRQYSKIKPQVDAAIQDVLESAAFINGAPVQQFSQELGQYLGSKHVIPCANGTDALQIAMMALGLEPGDEVITPSFTFIATAEVIALLRLKPVFVDIDPQTYCIDPAAIEKAITPKTKAIVPVHLYGHSAAIEPIMEIAQKHNLYVIEDNAQAIGSHYTTKDGTTKKVGTFGHIGCTSFFPSKNLGCYGDGGALFTDDDALAAKIRMIANHGQSQRYYHDEVGVNSRLDTLQAVVLRIKLQLLDQYIAARRAVATAYDTAFAGIPQIVTPFQATNQLHVFHQYTMQLNGADRNKLQAYLQEKQVPAMIYYPVPAHRQKMFGGMVDPKLSLPVTDSLTGKVISLPIHTEMDEEQLTHITDSVKSFLN; this is encoded by the coding sequence ATGGTTCCTATTCAGATGGTGGATCTCAAACGCCAGTATAGTAAGATTAAGCCGCAGGTTGACGCAGCCATTCAGGATGTGCTGGAAAGTGCTGCCTTTATAAACGGGGCGCCCGTACAACAGTTTTCCCAGGAACTGGGTCAATACCTGGGCAGCAAACATGTGATCCCCTGCGCCAATGGCACAGATGCGCTTCAAATAGCCATGATGGCCCTTGGACTGGAACCCGGAGATGAAGTGATCACGCCTTCCTTTACTTTTATTGCCACCGCTGAAGTGATAGCCCTGTTGCGCCTGAAGCCGGTTTTCGTAGATATTGACCCGCAGACCTATTGCATTGATCCTGCGGCAATTGAAAAGGCGATCACCCCTAAAACGAAAGCAATTGTACCGGTTCACCTGTACGGCCACAGCGCAGCTATTGAACCGATCATGGAAATTGCCCAAAAGCATAACCTCTATGTGATTGAAGACAATGCCCAGGCTATCGGCAGCCACTATACGACCAAAGATGGTACCACAAAGAAAGTGGGCACCTTTGGCCATATCGGCTGCACCTCCTTCTTCCCTTCCAAGAACCTGGGATGTTACGGGGATGGCGGCGCCCTCTTTACAGACGACGACGCACTGGCAGCAAAGATCAGGATGATTGCCAACCATGGCCAGTCTCAACGTTATTATCATGATGAAGTTGGCGTAAACAGCCGCCTGGATACGCTGCAGGCAGTAGTACTCCGCATCAAACTGCAGTTGCTGGACCAGTACATAGCTGCCCGCCGTGCAGTTGCTACTGCATATGACACAGCTTTTGCCGGTATACCGCAGATCGTAACACCTTTTCAGGCCACCAATCAATTACATGTGTTCCATCAATATACGATGCAACTTAATGGAGCAGACCGGAATAAACTTCAGGCTTACCTGCAGGAAAAACAGGTACCTGCCATGATCTACTATCCTGTACCGGCACATCGCCAGAAAATGTTCGGGGGCATGGTTGACCCTAAGTTGTCACTGCCTGTTACAGATAGCTTAACCGGTAAAGTAATATCCCTTCCCATTCACACAGAGATGGACGAGGAGCAATTAACGCACATCACAGATTCAGTTAAATCTTTTTTAAACTAA
- a CDS encoding enoyl-ACP reductase FabI, translating to MAHNLLQGKKGIIFGALDANSIAWKTAERCVQEGAQIVLTNAPIALRMGEINKLAESCKAPVIPADATSMDDLNNLFTKSMEHFGGKIDFILHSIGMSVNVRKGKPYTDLDYDFYHKGLDISAMSLHRVLQTAYKLDALNEWGSVVALTYIAAQRVFPDYSDMADAKSMLESITRSFGYHYGVKNKVRINTISQSPTRTTAGSGVKGFDGFISYAEKMSPLGNASADQCADYTVSLFSDYTKMVTMQNLFHDGGFSFTGISQAVVDQMEK from the coding sequence ATGGCTCATAACTTATTACAAGGGAAGAAAGGTATCATCTTTGGCGCATTGGATGCAAATTCCATTGCCTGGAAAACGGCAGAGCGTTGCGTACAGGAAGGAGCGCAGATTGTGTTGACCAATGCTCCTATTGCATTGCGTATGGGTGAGATCAACAAACTCGCTGAAAGCTGTAAAGCCCCGGTAATACCTGCCGACGCCACCAGCATGGATGACCTTAATAACCTGTTTACCAAATCAATGGAGCATTTCGGTGGCAAGATCGATTTCATCCTCCATTCTATTGGTATGAGTGTGAACGTTCGTAAAGGAAAGCCCTATACTGACCTGGATTACGACTTTTACCATAAAGGACTGGATATCTCGGCGATGTCCCTCCACCGCGTATTGCAAACAGCCTATAAGCTGGATGCGCTGAATGAATGGGGTTCCGTTGTGGCACTGACCTATATTGCCGCACAAAGGGTATTCCCGGACTACAGCGATATGGCGGATGCTAAATCCATGCTGGAATCCATTACCCGCAGCTTTGGCTACCACTATGGTGTGAAGAATAAAGTGCGGATCAACACCATCTCCCAGTCTCCGACCAGGACCACAGCCGGTAGCGGTGTGAAGGGTTTTGACGGATTTATCAGCTATGCAGAGAAAATGAGCCCGCTGGGTAACGCTTCTGCAGATCAGTGTGCGGATTACACCGTGTCCCTGTTCTCAGACTACACCAAAATGGTGACCATGCAGAACCTCTTCCACGATGGTGGATTCTCTTTCACAGGGATCTCCCAGGCTGTAGTGGACCAGATGGAAAAATAA
- the rfbD gene encoding dTDP-4-dehydrorhamnose reductase — MKNILVTGAKGQLGNALQSIAAQYPDLSFLYTDREELDITDAAAVNDFFGRQTIDAVINCAAYTAVDKAEQDEEAAFLLNFQAPLILAEACAGHNATLIHVSTDYVFDGNANRPYQETDDASPHGIYGASKLRGEAAVLGYHPNAVVIRTSWLYSRTGVNFALRMQQLMQEKESLNVVYDQTGTPTYAPDLAAAILTILQHPDGVTGGIYHYSNEGVASWYDFAVAIKALTGSKCEINPVTTDQYPTAAKRPAYSVLNKAKIKAAFGLNVPYWRDSLAVCLGK; from the coding sequence ATGAAAAACATCCTGGTAACAGGCGCCAAAGGCCAATTAGGCAATGCGCTGCAATCCATCGCCGCTCAGTATCCTGATCTTTCTTTTTTGTATACAGACAGGGAGGAGCTGGATATTACCGATGCTGCTGCTGTTAACGATTTCTTTGGCCGGCAAACGATAGACGCGGTGATCAACTGTGCTGCCTACACAGCCGTTGATAAAGCAGAGCAGGATGAAGAAGCTGCCTTCCTGCTGAACTTCCAGGCTCCCCTGATCCTTGCGGAAGCTTGTGCAGGGCATAATGCTACCCTTATTCATGTTTCTACGGATTATGTATTTGACGGTAATGCTAACCGCCCCTACCAGGAAACAGATGATGCCTCTCCCCATGGGATCTATGGTGCCTCCAAACTTCGGGGAGAAGCTGCCGTACTTGGCTATCATCCCAATGCGGTGGTGATCCGTACTTCCTGGCTCTACTCCCGTACGGGGGTTAACTTTGCGCTGCGTATGCAGCAACTCATGCAGGAAAAAGAAAGCCTGAATGTGGTATATGATCAAACGGGTACGCCTACTTATGCACCAGACCTGGCTGCAGCCATTTTAACCATCCTGCAGCATCCGGACGGGGTCACCGGCGGCATTTATCACTACAGCAACGAAGGTGTTGCCAGCTGGTACGACTTTGCAGTGGCCATTAAGGCCCTTACGGGTTCCAAATGCGAGATCAACCCTGTTACCACAGACCAATACCCCACCGCAGCAAAACGCCCCGCTTACAGCGTTCTTAATAAAGCAAAAATAAAAGCAGCCTTTGGGTTGAACGTACCTTACTGGAGGGACAGTTTGGCAGTTTGCCTGGGGAAATAG
- a CDS encoding UDP-glucuronic acid decarboxylase family protein, producing the protein MTTKRVLITGAAGFLGSHLCDRFIKEGYHVIGMDNLLTGNIKNIEHLFPLKNFEYYHHDVTKFVHIAGDLDYILHFASPASPIDYLKMPIQTLKVSSLGTHNLLGLAKDKKARILVASTSEVYGDPAVHPQPEEYWGNVNPIGPRGVYDEAKRFMESMTMAYHNFHGVDTRIIRIFNTYGPRMRLDDGRALPAFMSQALTGQDLTLFGDGSQTRSFCYVDDLVEGIYRLLLSDYHLPVNIGNPVEITLLQFAQEIVELTGTNQKIVHRPLPTDDPKQRKPDITKAKTILGWEPKVDRKEGLKITYEYFKQALGK; encoded by the coding sequence ATGACTACTAAAAGAGTATTGATCACCGGCGCCGCCGGATTCCTTGGTTCCCATCTCTGTGACCGTTTTATCAAAGAAGGGTACCACGTGATCGGTATGGACAACCTCCTCACCGGGAACATCAAAAATATTGAACACCTTTTTCCCCTGAAGAATTTCGAATACTATCATCATGATGTAACGAAGTTTGTACACATAGCCGGGGACCTGGATTATATCCTGCATTTTGCTTCTCCCGCCAGCCCGATAGATTACCTGAAAATGCCCATCCAGACGCTGAAAGTTAGCTCCCTGGGTACGCATAACCTGTTAGGCCTGGCCAAAGATAAAAAAGCACGCATCCTGGTAGCTTCTACCTCTGAGGTATATGGCGACCCTGCTGTGCATCCCCAACCGGAAGAATACTGGGGCAACGTGAATCCTATCGGACCACGCGGCGTGTACGATGAAGCCAAACGTTTCATGGAATCCATGACCATGGCATACCATAATTTCCATGGTGTAGATACCCGCATCATCCGTATATTCAATACTTACGGCCCCCGTATGCGGCTGGATGACGGACGTGCTTTGCCAGCTTTTATGAGCCAGGCACTCACCGGCCAGGACCTCACTTTGTTTGGCGATGGCTCTCAAACCCGTTCCTTCTGTTATGTGGATGATCTCGTGGAAGGCATTTACCGCCTGCTCCTGAGCGATTATCACCTGCCGGTGAACATCGGTAATCCCGTAGAGATCACACTGCTGCAATTTGCACAGGAGATCGTGGAACTTACTGGAACTAACCAAAAGATCGTTCACCGCCCGTTACCTACAGATGATCCCAAACAACGGAAACCAGATATCACCAAGGCAAAAACTATCCTTGGCTGGGAACCGAAAGTAGACAGGAAAGAAGGTTTGAAGATCACATATGAATACTTTAAACAGGCTTTAGGTAAATAG